The Ignavibacteriota bacterium genome contains the following window.
GTGAACAATCCTTTGTCACCAATTTTTGAAAGGGGAGAGTCGAGGATTTTATCGCCTGTGGTTTTGATGATGTGAATTTCGATGGAAAGTTTTGGAAACTTTTTTTCCAGTTCTGATTTCACCCACTCAGTTTGCCAAAGAGCGAGTTGGCTTCCGCGACTTCCGAGAATCAGTTTATTGTTCATGTGTTACTTTTTTATCCAATCCGAACAGTGACCGAAGGATGTGAAGTTTGTGTCGTGTTTCATCTTCGTTTGTAGTGGTACCATTTTTGAGGTTCACCATTGGCTGATGCAAAATTTTGTTGACAATTCTGTTCGTAATTAATTCGACTTCCTGAAGTTGCTCGTCGGAGAAATGATGACGATGTTTTTCCAACTCGCCGCGACGAATTGCTTCGACACTTTCACGTAATTGCTGAATTGTCGGAGTAACTTGCAGAGAATTATACCAGTTGCTGAAATCAATCAATTCATCAAGTATGATTTGCTGAACCTTCGGGACTTCTGCCTTTCTCCGTTCAAGGTTGACATCTATGATGTGGCTGAGTGCGTCAATATCGTGGTAGAACACGTTGTCAATTTTATTACATGCAGGGTCAATGTTACGAGGCACTCCGATATCAATGATGACGAGCGGGCGATTGCCCCGTTGTTTCATTGCTTGTTTGATGTCGGTGGCTGTGAGAATATGTGTCGGGATGTTGATTGAACTGACGATGATGTCTGCGTTCTTCAATTCGTTAGTAAGGTTGGAAAACTCGACGACGCTTCCTCCGAATTTCCCGACAAGTTCTTCCGCACGTTCACGCGTTCTGTTTGCTACGAGTAATTTACCGAGTTTCTTTTCGAGCAGATTTTTTGTTGTCAGTTCGCCTGTTTCTCCCGCGCCGATGAGTAATGCGGTCCGTTTTGATAAATCATCAAAAATCTTTGAAGCAAGTTCAGTTGCGGCATAACTGACGGAGACAGCGCCTTCTCCGAGCGCGGTTTCGGTGCGAACGCGTTTTCCGACGTGGAGCGCTTTGTTGAACAATCTTGTCAACGTTACTCCGGTAGTGGAAATTTCCCGTGCAAGTAAAAATGAATCTTTGATTTGTCCGAGAAT
Protein-coding sequences here:
- a CDS encoding glutamyl-tRNA reductase, whose product is MINLICLGINHRTAPVEVREKFSFSNEELRTFLSSTKGQKFNEVVLVSTCNRTELYFVPKNEYPNGTPLWQSLATAKNISGIVKPENFYHLSSYNAVKHLLRVASGIDSMILGDIQILGQIKDSFLLAREISTTGVTLTRLFNKALHVGKRVRTETALGEGAVSVSYAATELASKIFDDLSKRTALLIGAGETGELTTKNLLEKKLGKLLVANRTRERAEELVGKFGGSVVEFSNLTNELKNADIIVSSINIPTHILTATDIKQAMKQRGNRPLVIIDIGVPRNIDPACNKIDNVFYHDIDALSHIIDVNLERRKAEVPKVQQIILDELIDFSNWYNSLQVTPTIQQLRESVEAIRRGELEKHRHHFSDEQLQEVELITNRIVNKILHQPMVNLKNGTTTNEDETRHKLHILRSLFGLDKKVTHEQ